The following coding sequences are from one Osmia bicornis bicornis chromosome 2, iOsmBic2.1, whole genome shotgun sequence window:
- the LOC114875655 gene encoding protein dimmed-like — protein MTAYTSFQQYDLLDSEGYGSASSPESNPRSWTHPEIYPQPPRSRGSSCGSVSSIDCQNREYQEIGATNGSFHVTATGFNFTEFYEGYYQEGSRNDHQISHPNNPRIVKEHGKMYRMNECVENYDGVPGRTEFSNEVPSVRQNPDVSTKVEHNVFGNSRCDFVQNQENFFPSKSYGVPKGDGFLARNNGNPYGQRSDVLYLGAAYSVHRNENYIQNNNQSGKCEPSRYQKNDALHVSSMEYGGQKKDAMQKIKNGTPGIEVLRKRRLAANARERRRMNSLNDAFDRLRDVVPSLGNDRKLSKFETLQMAQTYIAALYELLQRE, from the coding sequence ATGACTGCATACACCAGTTTCCAACAGTACGACCTGCTAGATTCCGAGGGCTACGGGTCAGCCAGTAGCCCGGAGTCGAATCCTCGCAGTTGGACCCACCCGGAGATCTACCCTCAGCCACCGAGATCCAGAGGAAGTAGTTGTGGTAGTGTGAGTTCCATCGATTGTCAGAACCGTGAGTACCAAGAGATCGGTGCGACGAATGGTAGCTTTCACGTGACAGCCACCGGCTTCAACTTCACCGAGTTCTACGAGGGTTACTACCAGGAGGGTTCCCGAAACGACCATCAAATCAGTCATCCTAATAACCCTAGAATCGTGAAGGAGCACGGGAAGATGTACAGGATGAACGAGTGCGTGGAAAATTACGACGGTGTACCAGGTCGGACCGAGTTCTCCAACGAGGTACCATCGGTCAGACAGAACCCGGACGTCTCTACCAAGGTGGAGCACAACGTCTTCGGTAACAGCAGGTGCGATTTTGTCCAGAATCAAGAGAATTTCTTTCCTTCGAAGAGTTACGGTGTCCCGAAAGGTGACGGTTTTTTGGCTAGGAATAACGGCAATCCTTATGGGCAACGAAGCGACGTTCTTTATTTGGGCGCCGCATACAGCGTGCACAGAAACGAAAATTACATTCAGAATAACAACCAGAGTGGTAAATGCGAGCCGTCCAGGTATCAGAAAAACGACGCTCTTCACGTGTCGTCGATGGAATACGGTGGACAGAAGAAGGATGCTATGCAGAAAATCAAAAATGGCACGCCAGGGATCGAGGTGTTGAGGAAGAGGAGATTGGCGGCCAACGCTCGTGAGAGAAGAAGGATGAATAGTTTGAACGACGCGTTTGATAGACTCCGAGATGTTGTGCCCAGCCTCGGTAACGACAGAAAGCTCAGCAAGTTTGAGACTCTACAAATGGCGCAGACTTATATTGCTGCATTGTACGAGCTGCTGCAAAGGGAGTGA